In the genome of Streptomyces globosus, one region contains:
- a CDS encoding adenylyltransferase/cytidyltransferase family protein — protein MSELGAGARRPYRVGYAPGAYDLFHIGHLNILRHARSRCDYLVAGVVSDEMAELAKGRRPMIPLVERLEIVRSVKYVDAAFVETVPDKVETWRQVRFDVLFKGDDWRGTPKGDKLESDFAAVGVDVVYFPYTVHTSSTQLRRALDALAGPPAEGVSAERR, from the coding sequence ATGTCCGAACTTGGCGCCGGGGCGCGCAGACCGTATCGAGTCGGCTATGCGCCGGGCGCGTACGACCTCTTCCACATCGGACACCTCAACATCCTCCGGCATGCCCGGAGCCGCTGCGACTACCTGGTGGCCGGCGTCGTCTCGGACGAGATGGCCGAACTGGCCAAGGGGCGGCGCCCGATGATCCCGCTCGTGGAGCGGCTGGAGATCGTCCGCAGCGTGAAGTACGTGGACGCGGCGTTCGTCGAGACGGTCCCGGACAAGGTGGAGACCTGGAGGCAGGTCCGGTTCGACGTCCTCTTCAAGGGCGACGACTGGCGGGGCACCCCCAAGGGCGACAAGCTGGAGAGCGACTTCGCCGCCGTCGGCGTCGACGTCGTCTACTTCCCCTACACGGTGCACACCTCCAGCACCCAGCTGCGCCGGGCGCTGGACGCGCTCGCCGGGCCGCCCGCGGAGGGCGTCAGCGCCGAACGGCGCTGA
- a CDS encoding CDP-alcohol phosphatidyltransferase family protein, with product MASVGTALRELRGAQKSAKGVSLYSRFVNRPAGRYLAAGSYALGLTPNQVTLVSAAFSFAAVAAVALVPPSWALGAAVWAALAAGFAFDSADGQLARLRGGGSPAGEWLDHVVDAAKLTALHSCVLIAFFRFPEAYGTGSAGWLLVPLGFQFAAVVTFFGGLLTEKLKPRPAPGSPAAAPSTLRAVALLPVDYGVFCLVFLLLGGGELFRWAYAGLGAVAALFLAAFLAKWFRELSAVRR from the coding sequence ATGGCGAGTGTAGGAACCGCGCTGCGGGAGCTGCGCGGTGCGCAGAAGTCGGCGAAGGGGGTCTCGCTCTATTCGCGGTTCGTCAACCGGCCGGCGGGCCGCTACCTGGCCGCCGGGTCGTACGCCCTCGGGCTGACCCCGAACCAGGTCACCCTCGTCAGCGCCGCCTTCAGCTTCGCCGCCGTGGCCGCCGTGGCCCTCGTCCCGCCGTCCTGGGCGCTCGGCGCCGCCGTGTGGGCCGCGCTGGCCGCGGGCTTCGCCTTCGACTCGGCGGACGGGCAGCTGGCCCGGCTGCGCGGCGGCGGCAGCCCGGCGGGCGAATGGCTCGACCACGTCGTGGACGCGGCCAAGCTGACCGCGCTGCACTCCTGCGTGCTCATCGCCTTCTTCCGCTTCCCCGAGGCCTACGGCACGGGCTCCGCCGGCTGGCTGCTGGTGCCGCTGGGCTTCCAGTTCGCGGCGGTCGTCACCTTCTTCGGCGGGCTGCTGACCGAGAAGCTGAAGCCCCGGCCGGCGCCGGGCAGCCCCGCAGCCGCGCCGTCGACGCTGCGCGCGGTGGCCCTGCTGCCCGTCGACTACGGCGTCTTCTGCCTGGTGTTCCTGCTGCTCGGCGGCGGGGAGCTGTTCCGCTGGGCGTACGCCGGCCTCGGCGCGGTCGCCGCCCTGTTCCTGGCGGCGTTCCTCGCGAAGTGGTTCCGGGAGCTCAGCGCCGTTCGGCGCTGA